DNA from Pichia kudriavzevii chromosome 5, complete sequence:
CAAGTTTTTAGACCCTCTAATCAATAACTGGAACTCATGTTTGAACTCTCCCCCCTTCACTAATCTAAGCTCAAACTCGTTTCTTTTGGTGTCAACTAGAAATCCCACAAAACCCTCTCCTTACTTCTCCTACTTACCCATACCGCCTCTgactttattgaaaacattctCAACCCGTTTGAATTCTCAGGtgtttcaaaaattggagaatcaattgaagatattcttgaaaataatagtgaatttggaaactaaaatgaaaaacttaATCAAGACTTTAAATGCTTTGAGGGTaaatttggttgaatttGGTGCTGTTTTGAACATTTTCAGCATAAtggaaaaccaaaattatAATATCGAAAAATTTGGCAACAAAATTGActtgaatttcttgaatatCGAAATTTTATCAACGAACCTTTCGATCAAGATTAAAGAACcattgataataatgaaaaactCGGTAATATACTTGCTACAGATGTTGCATTTcagaaaattgaaagaattgcaatttgtttattttcaaaatataattCAGAAGAAACAGTCACGCCTGAAATCCTTGGTAAATTCCATCAATACACAACCTATACTACCAGCCTTGGATCCGAATTCATCAGAGCCCATCTCTTCGCCGTCCTTAAATTTGGCAATCGAGAAtatgaagttgaagaacaaatcACATCAGATAACCGTTGAAAACTTGTCTAATGAATCCAAACAACAAATCCTCTCGGAGATCAAAACCTTGAATAACGAATTAAACTCAAACCTTGTACCTTGCTTCAAGTTTTTACTTGATGATGTCCAATTCTTAAGCGTCCAAGTcgaaaaaaatacaaagcATGAGCTGAAACATTTACTACAAATGATGTCAACGTTGCAACAAAATTGGAAATCGAATGTTTGGGGTGAGTATTTCGCAAGTTGTCTAGATGTTTGGAAAAAGTAGTTTTGTGTATATAATCTAGAACTGAGATTATAAGTAATAACTCTATACCTTTTATGAACCATACTTATAATAGACGAAGGATTACATTAGTGAGCAGCTATGGAATagagaaaaccaaatcGCCTATAAACAAATgcttaaaaaaaagtaaaccGACCAGAGTGAGGGTTGAACTCACGATCTTGCGATTAACAGTCGCACGCCTTAACCAACTTGGCCATCCAGTCTTTATTAGTACCggaaaatttcaagagattGATTTTGCAAACATGTGGGGCCTTGAATACTCTTCAAACAGTTGTTGTCTACAGCTTTGAATGAAAAttacaatttcaacttcctaaaaatcaaaaaaaataacaacagTAAATCGTCTGTTTTCTTACCcctttgaaaaatttccaCATTATCACTTTattaaggaaaaaaaagtggcTTTACATAAAGTTTTTAACTTTTAGAAATAAACATCCCACTCAAGACCTTTCCAAAGTATTGAATCTAATTTTTTAAACAATAATCTTTTATTGAAGGATTGCCTTCTACAATAAAACAGCATCCAATAAATTTAATTATCTAGGCAAGACTATATTGATAAAACATTTGCTAGCAAAGGCGTACTGCTTCAGCCCTCCCCAATTGGGATGTGGATCAAATGGTGGTTTACTGTGAACTCAATTATCTTGTAGTTAGGTAATTATTTGAACCCGAATTTTGTTTGGTTCTAATAAAGCTTGTCACGCAAATGCTTCGAGAACATAATCTTGCGGAATTTATCATAGTATGCCCCTTCATAGTAGGCCTTATATATGAACCTATACGGTAGATTAATTATTCATACCATTTAGCAAATTACTGTGGTTATCACCCTACTAAGACTATAAAACCTACATATTAGTTCCCCAGAGTGTTTTTACCGTACCAATGTGAAACCTTCTCTCTATAATAGTATTCAGGTaactatatatatatatataaagaAGGGTTGCAATGCTTagatttatcaatgaaTAAATAACTTCAAAATAATCCACTACGAAAAGTATCTTTTCAATGTGTTTCGAAGGTGCCGGTAATTTAATGTTTCATCCGAAAAAGAGTATTTTTCAGCTTTATTGGAAAAACATAAAACATAAATGCTTcaatctctttgaaatgAAACGATTATCAGCTTGTTAAACTAGTGGTACGACTCCTGGGGTTGCTTTGCTCTTATCGCTTGTCCAGTATTTATACAGTGGTTGGCTTTTTCGTTAGGCAGATAGCCGCCTTGGTTTCCTAAAAAGGAAGGTCGTGTCGAAATAGAGAAGCatcattttttatttaagCAACCTCGCCTGGAACAGGTACCACTAAAATTATTGGAT
Protein-coding regions in this window:
- a CDS encoding uncharacterized protein (PKUD0E04050; similar to Saccharomyces cerevisiae YDR425W (SNX41); ancestral locus Anc_5.533) codes for the protein MDYHDFSDDNNPFVGSNHFYSNGFVDMDMESDAMAHDGLHPESSDNDDIVESDNEDNDRRCGRDNHKNDDNGGDKDTRDNKQEGNEENNDFDDDEADYSVMDTTYDSIPYSVSEQPTFYVPTMTKCDTNAQFQISTFEILKDYKGTRTIYYKIENSAANTHILRRYNDFRSLRSYLSKFYPYLFIPPIPEKHSLSRFLKNPFNYKSDMSIIELRIRLLNYFLMKINNHPTLSTSPIVVKFLDPLINNWNSCLNSPPFTNLSSNSFLLVSTRNPTKPSPYFSYLPIPPLTLLKTFSTRLNSQVFQKLENQLKIFLKIIVNLETKMKNLIKTLNALRVNLVEFGAVLNIFSIMENQNYNIEKFGNKIDLNFLNIEILSTNLSIKIKEPLIIMKNSVIYLLQMLHFRKLKELQFVYFQNIIQKKQSRLKSLVNSINTQPILPALDPNSSEPISSPSLNLAIENMKLKNKSHQITVENLSNESKQQILSEIKTLNNELNSNLVPCFKFLLDDVQFLSVQVEKNTKHELKHLLQMMSTLQQNWKSNVWGEYFASCLDVWKK